From Pseudomonas sp. B21-028, one genomic window encodes:
- a CDS encoding efflux RND transporter periplasmic adaptor subunit translates to MRRCPQLFRPWALHLMLGLACLMMAACSRENPVQEQAVRSIKVTAVRTAEAYATPLTGVVRQRQRAELAFEGAGRLVALNVDVGDAVKQGQVLASVDTAVVRLRLKQAQATFFASTAQTGERKRNKVRQQQLYAQGSVAASAVEQAEAAWQAAVAQQATDEAALELVRRDQRQGQLIAPFNGVIVARRAQLYSELSPGQVVMELEASGALQVIVQVPVEQAAGLKPGDRALAADPAAPASVMPMVLEGLSMRAQNGLLQSARFRLIASDLTLPSGVNLNVRLASPAPLPLSIPTQALRMGGDASQVQVFVYDPVQGKVALRDITIGLIEQGRVAIDKGLKDGELVVVTGVAFLNDGQSVNLLQSSSRLSTTE, encoded by the coding sequence ATGCGTCGTTGTCCTCAGCTGTTTCGTCCTTGGGCTCTTCACCTGATGCTCGGTCTTGCCTGCCTCATGATGGCCGCCTGCTCACGCGAGAATCCCGTGCAGGAGCAGGCCGTAAGGTCCATCAAGGTCACCGCCGTGCGCACGGCAGAGGCCTATGCGACGCCCTTGACCGGCGTTGTACGCCAACGCCAACGCGCAGAGCTGGCCTTCGAAGGTGCGGGCCGCTTGGTGGCGTTGAACGTCGACGTCGGCGATGCGGTGAAACAAGGCCAGGTACTGGCGAGCGTTGACACAGCAGTCGTCCGGCTGCGCCTGAAACAGGCGCAGGCCACCTTCTTCGCCAGCACGGCACAGACGGGCGAACGCAAACGCAACAAGGTCCGCCAGCAACAGCTCTATGCCCAAGGCAGCGTCGCGGCCAGCGCCGTGGAGCAAGCCGAAGCGGCGTGGCAGGCGGCCGTCGCGCAGCAGGCAACTGATGAAGCGGCGCTGGAGCTGGTGCGACGTGATCAGCGCCAGGGCCAACTGATTGCGCCATTTAACGGTGTCATCGTGGCCCGACGTGCGCAGTTATACAGCGAACTGTCTCCCGGCCAGGTGGTGATGGAGCTGGAGGCCAGCGGCGCGTTGCAGGTCATCGTGCAAGTCCCGGTGGAGCAGGCCGCCGGCCTCAAACCCGGAGACCGTGCATTGGCGGCCGACCCGGCCGCGCCCGCTTCTGTCATGCCGATGGTGCTCGAAGGCCTGTCGATGCGGGCGCAGAACGGCTTGCTGCAAAGCGCACGCTTTCGCCTGATCGCCAGCGACCTCACGCTACCCAGCGGGGTGAACCTCAACGTCAGGTTGGCGTCCCCTGCCCCGCTTCCTCTGTCCATTCCAACCCAGGCACTGCGAATGGGTGGTGACGCCAGCCAGGTACAGGTATTCGTCTATGACCCGGTCCAGGGCAAAGTCGCACTGCGTGATATTACGATTGGCCTGATCGAGCAAGGTCGCGTAGCCATCGACAAAGGCCTCAAGGACGGCGAACTAGTGGTCGTCACCGGCGTCGCGTTTCTCAATGACGGCCAATCCGTCAATCTGCTTCAGTCCTCCAGCCGTTTGAGCACAACCGAATGA